One window of Paenibacillus sp. JQZ6Y-1 genomic DNA carries:
- a CDS encoding amidase, which translates to MTQKWNAFVNEQFTLAHHPAEGPLAGLTFGVKDVFALEGYTSSAGNPDWLRTHGPAEQTAPAIRKLLEAGAELRGTTHTDELMYSLNGQNVHYGTPVNPQAPDRIPGGSSSGSAVAVSAGLRDFAIGTDTGGSVRIPSSYCGIYGIRPTHGLVDIDGVIPLAQGFDTVGWMANSAEMLFKVGQVLLQDVEAAAKPQSDSSFATIYWPQEAWSGAEAETSELLRQVAERLLEGAVSHQGEVQQEQIQIALEGLAAWMTAFRTVQGIEIWEQHQQWIQEVQPVFADDIAGRFQWASTLQREQSGEAFALMETVRNRLHQLLGTHGLLILPTATGPAPALHIDGEANEQRRSRTMQLSCIAGLSGLPQVSIPAGLIEGAPVGLSVIAGPGQDLRLLDWVRQASQALTPR; encoded by the coding sequence ATGACGCAGAAATGGAACGCATTTGTGAATGAACAATTTACGCTGGCTCATCATCCGGCGGAGGGTCCGCTAGCCGGTTTAACATTTGGGGTGAAGGATGTATTTGCGCTGGAGGGTTATACATCCAGTGCTGGCAATCCAGATTGGCTGCGCACGCATGGACCAGCAGAACAGACAGCACCAGCGATTCGGAAGCTGTTAGAAGCGGGGGCGGAGCTACGTGGAACAACACATACCGATGAGCTGATGTACAGTCTGAATGGACAAAATGTACATTATGGTACACCAGTCAATCCACAGGCGCCTGATCGCATTCCCGGCGGCTCATCCAGCGGTTCAGCGGTAGCGGTTTCCGCGGGATTGCGCGATTTTGCAATCGGTACGGATACCGGTGGGTCGGTGCGTATTCCGTCGTCCTACTGCGGCATTTATGGCATTCGTCCAACGCATGGGCTGGTTGATATTGACGGTGTGATTCCACTGGCACAAGGATTTGATACGGTAGGCTGGATGGCGAATAGTGCGGAGATGCTATTCAAGGTCGGGCAAGTGCTGCTACAGGATGTAGAGGCAGCCGCAAAACCGCAAAGCGATAGCTCGTTTGCTACGATATATTGGCCACAGGAAGCTTGGTCAGGAGCGGAAGCAGAGACGAGTGAGCTGCTGCGTCAAGTAGCGGAGCGTCTGCTGGAAGGTGCTGTTTCCCATCAAGGCGAAGTACAGCAGGAGCAGATCCAGATTGCGCTAGAAGGGCTAGCAGCATGGATGACGGCATTCCGTACGGTGCAGGGCATCGAGATTTGGGAGCAGCATCAGCAGTGGATTCAAGAGGTACAGCCGGTATTTGCCGACGATATTGCTGGTCGCTTTCAGTGGGCATCCACTTTGCAGCGGGAACAGAGTGGCGAAGCATTTGCTCTAATGGAGACAGTTCGCAATCGCCTGCATCAATTGTTGGGAACTCATGGGCTGCTGATTTTGCCTACGGCAACAGGTCCAGCACCAGCGCTACATATTGACGGGGAAGCGAATGAACAGCGTCGTTCACGCACGATGCAGCTGTCCTGTATCGCTGGGCTGTCAGGTCTGCCGCAGGTTAGTATTCCGGCTGGATTGATCGAAGGCGCACCGGTCGGTTTGTCCGTGATTGCAGGTCCAGGGCAGGATTTGCGATTGCTGGACTGGGTTCGTCAAGCTTCACAAGCGTTAACGCCACGTTAA
- a CDS encoding nitroreductase family protein, protein MSNVMKPETIQVMEDRHSVKVYEKGYVIPQDDMDTILSAANAAPSAWNLQHWKFLVIDDEAKKQELLPIAYNQSQVAESSFTVAVLGDLEANKNAAIVYDALVEAGGMTQEIRDTLVGQINGAYQNPDVARNSALSNASLAAMNLMLAARALGYDTCPMGGFNAATFVEHFNVPERYVPVMLITVGKAAKPAYASGRFPLSEAVIKNSF, encoded by the coding sequence ATGTCTAATGTAATGAAGCCGGAAACCATTCAAGTGATGGAAGATCGTCATTCTGTAAAAGTATACGAAAAAGGGTATGTTATCCCGCAAGACGATATGGATACCATCCTGTCCGCTGCAAATGCAGCACCTTCCGCATGGAACCTGCAACACTGGAAATTCCTTGTGATTGACGATGAAGCGAAAAAGCAAGAACTGCTGCCAATCGCCTATAACCAATCGCAAGTAGCAGAAAGCTCCTTTACTGTAGCGGTACTGGGCGATCTGGAAGCGAACAAAAATGCAGCGATCGTCTATGATGCACTGGTAGAAGCTGGCGGCATGACACAGGAAATCCGTGATACGCTGGTAGGTCAGATCAATGGCGCTTACCAAAACCCAGATGTCGCGCGCAACAGCGCATTGTCCAATGCTTCTCTGGCAGCGATGAACCTGATGCTGGCAGCACGCGCACTTGGTTATGATACGTGTCCAATGGGCGGATTTAACGCAGCGACATTTGTGGAGCACTTCAACGTGCCTGAGCGTTATGTTCCGGTTATGCTGATCACTGTAGGTAAAGCAGCCAAGCCTGCTTATGCTTCCGGTCGTTTCCCATTGAGCGAAGCGGTTATCAAAAATTCGTTCTAA
- a CDS encoding GGDEF domain-containing protein, whose translation MILVLINNLTMVTAFLFFTNLLLNRFKEQFPRYHAAYPYLAGLLHGGLGIGLMLLSSGAPGGFHLDMRALAIVSAVYMAGRFAGGIALVCILLGRFLLLDITNMAGLLAGMTMIITTYVLAALLLTYSHRKSFHRWLGIITGGMLMPCVVVYFAMPNPYLPSTLLVMLSYLAGGVFTYLLLTYLSRTNRSLHLLKEKASRDHLTGLYNSRAFDSIFEQKLQRTQQNREPFSLLMIDIDYFKSINDTYGHAAGDTVLSSFGELLLDFVRSSDQCARKGGEEFVVLLNHCRFEQAQQTAEHLRRLVEQHSFPLLNGKQLHITISIGIATFPAIEAEQLLEQADQALYRAKHEGRNRVCSI comes from the coding sequence ATGATACTTGTTTTAATCAATAATTTAACGATGGTTACCGCGTTTTTGTTTTTTACGAATTTGCTGTTAAATCGGTTTAAAGAGCAGTTTCCACGTTATCATGCAGCTTATCCGTATCTCGCAGGATTGCTTCATGGAGGGCTGGGCATTGGATTGATGCTGCTTAGTAGTGGAGCACCCGGCGGTTTTCATTTGGATATGCGGGCGCTGGCGATTGTAAGTGCGGTGTATATGGCGGGGCGGTTTGCAGGTGGGATTGCCTTAGTCTGCATTTTGCTTGGTCGCTTCCTTTTATTAGATATTACGAATATGGCGGGCTTATTGGCAGGCATGACGATGATTATAACGACGTATGTGCTGGCAGCCTTACTCCTAACCTATTCGCATCGCAAATCGTTTCACCGCTGGCTGGGCATTATTACAGGCGGTATGCTGATGCCATGCGTCGTGGTTTATTTTGCAATGCCGAATCCTTATCTGCCGAGTACGCTGCTTGTGATGCTCAGTTATTTGGCTGGGGGCGTGTTTACGTATTTGCTGCTAACCTATTTGAGCCGTACGAATCGCTCGCTTCATCTGCTCAAGGAAAAGGCAAGTCGGGATCATTTGACAGGGCTGTACAATTCGCGCGCGTTTGACTCGATCTTTGAGCAAAAGCTGCAACGTACGCAGCAGAATCGGGAGCCATTTTCGCTGTTGATGATCGATATTGATTACTTTAAATCGATTAATGATACGTATGGGCATGCGGCGGGGGATACGGTGCTGTCTTCCTTTGGTGAGCTGCTGCTGGACTTTGTGCGTTCGTCTGATCAATGTGCACGCAAGGGTGGCGAGGAATTTGTGGTGCTGCTGAATCATTGCCGATTTGAGCAGGCGCAGCAGACGGCAGAGCATTTGAGAAGGCTGGTGGAGCAGCATAGCTTTCCATTGTTAAACGGCAAGCAACTGCATATCACGATCTCAATCGGCATTGCGACCTTTCCGGCAATTGAAGCGGAGCAACTGCTTGAGCAAGCCGATCAGGCGCTGTACCGTGCCAAGCATGAAGGGCGCAATCGGGTATGTTCTATATAA
- a CDS encoding MBL fold metallo-hydrolase: MKINEQIEVLDLHVEMGGHAAVLHPFVIYEDGRAYIFDTGFPGNYDKLTSLLKPDYPVAGVILTHQDIDHVGTLPQFINDGGGKLEVYAHEDDRKVIDGTAPFIKATPERLQMIASSLAPEEGQLFRATFSADTPPNVNHVLHDGDVLPLAGGLQVVHTPGHTPGHISLYHPVSKTLFTGDAMAVNEGQLEGPVPAFTPDYPLAVQSLKAFLDLDIDTIVCYHGGAFRGDIHGRIRELVASS, encoded by the coding sequence ATGAAGATCAATGAACAAATCGAAGTGCTTGATTTGCATGTGGAAATGGGCGGTCATGCTGCCGTTCTGCATCCGTTTGTCATTTATGAAGATGGACGTGCTTATATATTCGACACTGGTTTTCCGGGCAATTATGATAAGCTGACTTCGTTGCTGAAGCCGGATTATCCGGTGGCGGGCGTGATCCTAACGCATCAGGATATCGACCATGTTGGTACGTTGCCGCAATTCATCAACGATGGTGGGGGCAAGCTAGAAGTGTACGCGCATGAGGATGATCGTAAGGTGATTGATGGTACGGCTCCATTTATCAAAGCAACGCCAGAACGACTTCAGATGATCGCATCCTCGCTCGCACCGGAAGAAGGACAGCTATTCCGTGCAACCTTCTCCGCAGACACACCGCCCAATGTGAATCATGTGCTGCATGATGGCGATGTGCTGCCGCTGGCTGGCGGCTTGCAGGTTGTGCATACACCGGGACATACGCCCGGTCATATCAGTCTGTATCATCCAGTCAGCAAAACACTCTTTACTGGCGATGCGATGGCAGTGAATGAGGGACAACTGGAGGGACCAGTACCAGCCTTCACGCCGGATTATCCGCTTGCTGTACAATCGTTGAAAGCCTTCTTGGATTTGGATATCGATACGATTGTTTGTTATCACGGCGGCGCCTTCCGCGGCGATATTCACGGGCGTATTCGTGAACTGGTAGCATCTTCGTGA
- a CDS encoding AbrB family transcriptional regulator gives MISSMRWAGWGSTLLCALIGGAFFHLLHLPVPWLLGPMIGVFAGSRLLKRWQPSWPAAAKNAGIMIVGYSIGLSLTVSTLASIGQQLPSMITLTLLLMVFAISMAYVLSRWTGIPFQTMLIGSIPGGLSQIVVLAEEQKGIDITVVTFLQVSRLMMIVIFVPLLVFSPLFGADMDTVSSTVVRSSGSWSALFPAILPFLILCPLAAWFGKKIRFPTAYLLMPMIITCLLQIVGLHGPALPLGILDVAQLLIGSSVGLMLHPEQLQHKLRMTLLAIGSGIVLILFACIMTLILMKWHGVSAATGLLSMAPGGMDQMGIIAHEVHADVATVSCYQLFRTLLIFIAIPPFVRLLLGRINAKQQAESMR, from the coding sequence GTGATTTCGTCTATGCGCTGGGCTGGTTGGGGTAGCACACTGCTGTGTGCCCTAATCGGCGGCGCTTTCTTTCATTTGTTGCACCTGCCGGTACCGTGGTTGCTTGGTCCGATGATCGGCGTGTTTGCTGGTTCGCGGCTATTGAAGCGTTGGCAGCCGTCTTGGCCTGCCGCCGCCAAAAACGCCGGTATTATGATTGTCGGGTATTCGATCGGCTTGTCGCTGACCGTATCCACGCTGGCAAGTATCGGTCAGCAGTTGCCCTCGATGATCACGCTGACGCTGCTGTTGATGGTATTTGCGATCTCGATGGCGTATGTGCTGTCCCGCTGGACAGGCATTCCTTTTCAAACGATGCTGATCGGCAGCATTCCCGGCGGGTTGAGTCAGATTGTTGTGCTGGCAGAGGAGCAGAAGGGGATCGATATTACGGTTGTGACCTTTTTGCAGGTGTCGCGTCTGATGATGATTGTGATCTTCGTCCCGCTATTGGTATTCAGTCCGTTATTCGGTGCAGATATGGACACAGTATCGAGTACGGTTGTACGCTCATCGGGCAGCTGGAGCGCGCTATTTCCGGCGATTCTGCCTTTTCTCATTCTGTGTCCGCTCGCAGCATGGTTTGGCAAGAAAATCCGTTTCCCGACCGCGTATCTGCTCATGCCGATGATCATCACCTGCTTGCTACAAATTGTCGGCTTGCACGGACCTGCATTGCCTCTTGGAATACTAGATGTGGCGCAGCTATTGATCGGCAGCTCGGTAGGACTGATGCTGCACCCAGAGCAATTGCAGCACAAGCTGCGTATGACGCTACTAGCGATAGGCAGCGGTATTGTGTTGATTTTATTCGCATGCATCATGACGCTGATTCTGATGAAATGGCATGGTGTATCCGCCGCGACCGGGCTGCTTAGTATGGCGCCGGGTGGAATGGATCAGATGGGGATCATTGCGCATGAAGTTCATGCGGATGTAGCGACAGTCAGTTGCTATCAATTGTTCCGCACGCTGCTTATTTTCATTGCTATTCCACCATTTGTCCGCTTGCTGCTTGGTCGGATCAATGCGAAGCAGCAAGCGGAGTCCATGCGTTGA
- a CDS encoding lactonase family protein: MSVVDHQVWLYIGTYAGTEEAGIHVAVMNQDTGELKLVSNVKGVENPSYLALSNDATHLYAASEKDEGEVLAYAIDGDHALHLLDRKPTGGGAPCYVQLTPDGRYVLTANYTGANASSFPVKEDGSLGDRSGNVQHEGKGTHPERQDAAHTHSIVSSLDGSMAYVSDLGTDQVVAYNLGEDGSLTEAGSTSLPPAAGPRHLVFHPNGQLAYGVNELDSTVTAYFRNVETGVLEILNTVSTLPKDFEDENTGGDIRLSLCGRYVYASNRGHDSIVQYVIDQEAGTLSTVEWVHVKGRTPRNFAVVPGGYVLVCNQDSGNIVQFAADPETGRLTPTGHELTLDRPVCLMADMNEVED, from the coding sequence ATGTCAGTCGTAGATCATCAGGTATGGCTTTATATCGGTACATATGCCGGTACGGAGGAAGCGGGGATTCATGTTGCAGTGATGAATCAGGATACCGGCGAACTGAAGCTAGTTTCCAATGTCAAAGGGGTAGAAAATCCATCGTATCTAGCACTGTCGAACGATGCGACGCATCTGTATGCTGCCAGCGAAAAGGACGAGGGCGAAGTGCTTGCGTATGCCATCGACGGCGATCATGCACTGCATTTGCTGGATCGCAAGCCGACTGGCGGCGGAGCGCCATGTTATGTGCAATTAACGCCGGACGGTCGGTATGTGCTAACTGCCAATTATACCGGTGCCAATGCCAGTTCGTTTCCTGTAAAAGAAGATGGCAGTCTGGGTGACCGCAGTGGCAATGTGCAGCATGAAGGTAAAGGCACGCATCCTGAGCGTCAAGATGCCGCGCATACCCATTCCATCGTATCCTCGCTGGATGGCAGTATGGCGTATGTGTCTGATCTGGGAACGGATCAAGTAGTTGCCTACAATCTGGGCGAGGATGGCAGTTTGACGGAAGCGGGCAGCACATCGCTGCCACCAGCTGCTGGACCGCGTCATCTGGTCTTCCACCCGAACGGTCAGCTGGCATACGGAGTCAATGAGCTGGATAGCACAGTGACCGCCTACTTCCGTAATGTAGAAACGGGTGTACTGGAGATTTTGAATACCGTCTCCACCCTGCCGAAGGACTTTGAGGATGAAAATACGGGCGGCGATATTCGCCTGTCGCTATGCGGTCGCTACGTCTACGCGTCCAACCGTGGTCATGACAGCATCGTCCAATATGTGATTGATCAGGAAGCAGGCACGCTGTCGACGGTGGAGTGGGTACATGTGAAGGGCAGAACTCCACGTAACTTTGCCGTTGTACCGGGCGGATATGTACTCGTATGTAATCAGGATTCCGGCAATATCGTCCAATTTGCTGCCGATCCAGAAACAGGGCGTTTGACACCGACTGGTCATGAACTGACCTTGGATCGTCCAGTTTGTCTGATGGCGGATATGAACGAAGTGGAAGACTGA
- a CDS encoding Rrf2 family transcriptional regulator: MAYNSRFAVAIHTLSLLDSTEGRITSEMIAGSVNTNPVVIRRMISLLTKAGILRTQPGVAGAQLTRPASEITLLHIYRAVQSENRDELFAIHDTPNLNCEIGRNIQQELEQVFARAQRAMEHELEQITLRQVTTDLHQMEEVRQAIGQQN; this comes from the coding sequence ATGGCGTACAATAGCCGTTTTGCCGTAGCGATACACACACTGTCACTGCTCGACTCCACCGAAGGCCGGATTACTTCGGAAATGATTGCAGGCAGCGTCAACACGAATCCAGTCGTTATTCGCCGTATGATTAGCTTGCTGACCAAAGCAGGGATTTTGCGGACACAGCCCGGTGTTGCTGGAGCGCAGCTGACTCGTCCGGCGAGCGAGATTACGCTGCTGCACATTTACCGTGCCGTACAGAGCGAGAATCGGGATGAATTATTTGCAATTCACGATACGCCAAATCTGAATTGTGAGATTGGCCGCAATATTCAGCAGGAGCTAGAGCAGGTATTCGCCAGAGCGCAGCGTGCAATGGAGCACGAGCTGGAGCAGATCACATTGCGTCAGGTGACGACCGATCTGCACCAGATGGAGGAAGTCCGTCAAGCAATTGGTCAGCAGAACTGA
- a CDS encoding NAD(P)-dependent oxidoreductase: protein MKIIIIGASGMIGQRLVQEGLRRRYEVTAAGRDLSKFDQQQEQLKLVRVNVLDPASVEAAVSGHDVVISAFGPQFGNEEELPEAARCISAGVKQAGIQRLVIVGGAGSLEVEPGVRLMDTADFPEEIKPLAQAHAEAYEVYRQSGLEWTYVSPASWIEPGKRTGNFRIGTSRLITDDDGASRISAEDYAAALFDEVEDPQFVQDRFTVAY, encoded by the coding sequence ATGAAAATTATTATTATTGGCGCGAGTGGAATGATCGGGCAGCGCCTTGTACAGGAAGGGCTGCGTCGTCGCTATGAAGTAACCGCAGCTGGACGCGACCTGTCCAAATTTGATCAACAGCAAGAGCAGCTGAAACTAGTACGTGTGAATGTACTGGACCCAGCAAGTGTGGAAGCAGCAGTGTCCGGGCATGATGTCGTCATCAGCGCATTCGGACCACAATTCGGCAATGAGGAAGAACTGCCGGAAGCCGCACGTTGCATCAGTGCCGGTGTGAAACAGGCTGGTATTCAGCGCCTTGTTATCGTGGGCGGTGCAGGTAGTCTGGAAGTGGAGCCTGGTGTTCGTCTAATGGATACCGCCGATTTCCCTGAGGAAATCAAGCCACTAGCTCAGGCGCACGCAGAAGCGTATGAGGTGTATCGTCAGAGCGGTCTGGAATGGACGTATGTTAGTCCGGCAAGCTGGATCGAACCGGGCAAGCGTACAGGGAATTTCCGTATCGGTACGTCTCGCCTGATCACCGATGATGACGGGGCAAGCCGCATCTCTGCCGAGGATTATGCTGCTGCATTGTTCGACGAGGTGGAAGACCCACAGTTTGTACAGGATCGGTTTACAGTAGCGTATTAA